The following nucleotide sequence is from Camelus bactrianus isolate YW-2024 breed Bactrian camel chromosome 34, ASM4877302v1, whole genome shotgun sequence.
TGATGGGATGGCTGTGGCCACTGGTTCCTGGGACAGCTTCCTCAAAATCTGGAActgaggaggctggaggagggggaggtaaaAGGCCATGAAGACACTCAGCTGGCCCTGCCTTGCCCaatttctttaagattttctcttctaAGACCCCAGCTGCCATTCCCGCCCAGCTTTCCCCtttgagggcagtggggaggatggggagtgTGCCTTTGGGAGGCAGCATCAGGGACATGGGCAGGGAACTGCCCCATCTCCTCCCAtggcctcccctctccatggTCCTGACAGCTTCTCCCTTAATCAGCAAGGATAAtgcacccccaacccccgcccttgGCAGGCCTACCAGGCTTACTGTCTGAGACCTTAAGCCCTAGGATCCCTCTCCCAGAGCCACCACCTTTGTCTAGACCCAGGTGGAACAGGGTGCTCGGCCCCGTGACTATGGCTCTGGCACCACTAGGGTCCTGGCCCCCTTCTTCATGCTTTCTCCTTTGTctaccttcttttctctcctaaaGCACTCGCAATAAAGCGTAGCTGTGATTCTTGCCTCCCACCTCACTTCTGTCCCCAAAAGATGCAGGTCCCACTTAAATAACAAAGTATTATGGGAGCAATGATAAAGGTTGGGGATCAGCTAGCTGTGGGCAGAAGAGAGGGTGGAGGCAGAAGCCCAAGCCTCCTGGGGAAGGCCTGAGATGGGTTAGGAGGAGAAGGTGGCTGGTGGGGTGTGCACGACAGTTCACACCCGCCTGCCTTTGGTGACTGTGTATTTGTCCAGGAGGGTTATGTTGAGAAGGGATCAGACTATAAAAGGCCTATAAAAAGCCAGAGTCTAGACTTTATCCTAAGGGCAGTGGGGAACAACTGGGGAGTTTTGAGCAGAGTAGTAACGTGATCAGTGATGCTCCTCTGGAAGATCATCCTAGCAGCAGTACAGGTGGATAAAATGGAGGGAAGGGAGCCTAGAGGGAATGGAGGGAAACAAGGTAGGAGGCAGGTGGCAAGAAAATGCAAGAGCAATAGGACAGAGGGGCAAGGGAGGGGATGAGGGAGAGATTAAAGATACAGAATCACCAGGATGTAGGGATTGTAGGGACTGAGTGCGAGGATAAGGGATAGTCCGAGGGAAGGATTCAAGGTGATGGCCAAGGTTCGGGTTTGGCAACTAGGTGGCTAGTGCTGTCATTCACAGGGatggaggatgggggaggaggaataACTCTGGGGAGATCACAAATTCAACTTTAAACAAGCTGACTTTGAAGCGCCTGTGGGGCAGCTGGATAAAGGTCAGGCTTAGGCAGAGAGACCTGGACGTTACCAGAATACAGATGAGTGACAGCTAAAGTCCTAGAAGTGAACAcccagggagagaaaggaaagagtcaAGGACAGTGCCTTGGGGAACAACAGGATTTAAGGGAGGTACGTAAAAGAGGCTTAGAGGTATCAGTGCGGGGGACACTCAGGCCAGGGAGCACAACACCCTCCCTCTCCAGACTGTCTTTCTCCATGCAGAAGACCCAGCACAAGGTTTAGGTATAATACttaaaaacatcatttaaaatcacttcctttaatatacagaaacatataaaacacaaagaaagcCAAGGAGGCTCTGAGTCCCAGAGTTGGTAGTTTAGGAGGGGCTGAGGAAAACGAGCCTTTCCAGTctcccagggagagaagggatgAGAGGCACAGAGTGTCACTCAGCCCCTGGTGAACCCAGTACTGGGGCCACGCACGGCCTAGTTCTCCACCAAAGGAAAGTGCCGATTTTCCTTGTCCTGGCCCTGGCCTTGCTCCCATGCTCTTCCTCCAGTTTTTGGAAGTCGTCCAGTTCCCAGAACAGCCCCTCCTTTTAGTTCCTTAACGTTTTCACTCAGGGGAGAAGGCCGCTTACTCTGCAAAAGGCAATGTGCAAGTTGAGGGAGGGAGGTTGTTCAGGGGAGGGAAGAGTCGGGGAAAGGGCCTCCCACCTTTCCGTTGGATTTCCTAGTAACAGCTTTCACCCTGTGTCCCTTTACCTGCCGTGGTGTCAGAGTCCCGGGGGAGTTGTCATCCTGCAGGATGGTGAGAGGAGATCTTCCTAGTACCTTGCTGTTTGGTTTCCACCTGCTGCGCATGGAACCTAGGGTTGGGACGGAGTTAAAACAAGGAGCCAAGATTAGGGGCTTATAGTTTATTCCTCCTCCATTCATCCAGGGACATTATCCCAGAGTGTTAGCCCAATTTCTCTTCCCCATACCTTGCTCTTAGATTCTGTACCTGGAGATCGAGGTGTCTCAGGGTCTCTCAAGGGCTTGTCTGAGCCCTGGCTGCCCACTGGGGTTCCTGAAGACTGTCCTGTTTCCTCCTTGGAAAACACCTGCTTGGAAGGGAGCTCAGTCTGACTCCAAGGTGACATCTGATTCTCAAGGGAAAACTGGCTGTCCAAAGGCAAGTCCAGTTGAGAAGACGGAGGTGTCTCCAGGGGCAGAATAGGCTCTGGGGGAAGATCTGATCTGGGGTCTTCGGTCTCAAATACGTCGCTCAGCTGTTTCACCAGGGGGCTTGGTGGCTCTAGCGGGGGAGAAATGAAGTGAGACAGTGACCCTCTGATACAAATCATTCAGCAAGGAGGAAAAGATATACGAGCCTTAGGAGTCATGCCCTCGTGGGTGAGGGACTGGGAAGAGAGAAGGCAAGGCGAGAGAGAGCAAAATGTTGAGAAAAGAGTGACACAGGTCCAAAGCAGGAGGATGGAGCCCCCTTTAAAGTGGTGCCCTGAGAGGATAGCTTCATTTGACCCCACCTAAGGGTGCTAGGTGACGGCCTGAGCAGAATAACCTGAGCCCAACACTTACCTCCGCTGCTGGTCTTCATAGGTGTCCGTGCAATGCCAAGGGTAGGAGAGCGGGGATCTGAGTCCTGGGTCTGCTTAAGATCCTCCAGCTTCTCTCCTGCTGGCTGGTCTGGCTGTGGAGAGCTCTCCACCTGTCAGAACCAAAAGCTAGAACAAGTCTGGGCCCTGACTCTTCCCTCCCAGGTCCCTAACCTCAGGCCGATACTACAGGCTGGAATTGCCAAAGCCCTCAGACATCCAGCCTGCTTCCCCTGGTTGAGAATGTGAAAAACAAGGCCTCAAAGTAGGGGAGTGAGGGTAGGGTGGGAAGTGAGAGGTCTTTCAGAATCAAGGCAGTCAGGTTAGGCAGAGGCCCAAGAATTCAGACAGTGCCGCTGCCTTCCCTACCCCGGCCCGGAGTACCTGGATGGGAGTGCGCAGGATGCCGGCGGTGGGTGAACGGGGGTCCGCCACTCGAGAAAGAAGCTTGTTGTGCGGCGGCGGCCGCGCTGGAGTGACTGGGACGCTCTTGGCTGAGCCCATCTCAACCGGGAGTAATAGgatggggcggggcagggcccgGCCCGGGCGAGGAGGGGATGCCTGTGAGAAGTGACTCAGGTCTCAGCCCTTACCGCGACCACGTTCAGCCTGACTCCAGACCACTCGATCTTCCCCGTTCCCCGCTGAGGAACCGCCTGGCCTCTGGGCCAGAGGTCTCTGTGGGGATAATGACTATTACAGCTGATAGGGCAGCTCCTTCCGGGCCTGCCCGGCCCTCGAACTTATCCACCAATTTATTCAAATCACTTACCGGGCCCCAATTCCACCTTTGGGTGCAAAGCAGCTCGATCCTCAGCTCCCTAGGCGGTTTCAAACTTCCCGCCACGCCCCTGCCTTGGCCCCATTGGCTGAGCCGACGCAGGCTGCTATAGGCCCGCTGTGTGAGACCCGCCTCCAGTGGAGGAAGTCATTGGGCTGAGAGGACGTCCATCATGGGGGCGTGGAGCCAGTGGGCAGCGGTTTGGCTGGCCCAAGGGAGACGCCTCCTTCATCACGGGACTTTTGTTCCATATGGTGCTGCGAGTTGTCCGTAGCGAGATTTTTGCGGAATGCCAGTTTTCGCTTTTGAGACTTTCAGTTTCATTATCatatgattttattaaaaaatagaatcatgAATTATTACGTTATTCTGCACAGATCCAGCTGGAGACAGAGTTATGAAGATTCTTCTCAGGCGAGATAGTAATCTTTATTGGTAGACAGTTAGCAATCACTCGACACTAACCCTCTCAAACCTCGCCTCATTGGACAGCCGCTTTTCAAATACTAAGAGTACAACTGCCCTTCTAATTTCCAATTGGACGAGCCCCCGGGAAGTTTCTGGGATTGACTAGTTTGAACAATCGTCAGTCTCTGCGCTTCCgtggaaggcacgcgaaggggcTGTAGGGGGTCCCAGCGTCCCAGCAGTCAAAACTGTGTGGCCCACCTCGCTGCTCTACGTGCGCTCTGCCCTGGAGGAGTGGGATTGGTTCTTTCGACCATCCATTGCAATAGAAGCGCTTTTCACTGGCGTTAGTCAAGAGGCGGGCAGAGGGCGGAGCATAGTGGGTAGGCTGCGTCCAACTGCCGTTCTCGCGCGTCTTCCCTTCCGCGCAGGCGCCTAACCAGTAGCGCTCATTGGacggaggggaagggggtgggggactaGGAGCGGTGGGAGTCGCCGTGTGTGGAGGAGCTGCTGCCGGTGTCATGGCGGAGCTGAGTGAGGAGGCGCTGCTGTCAGTTTTACCGACGATTCGGGTCCCCAAGGCTGGAGACCGGGTCCACAAAGACGAGTGCGCCTTCTCCTTCGACACACCGGTAAGCCCATTCCCCACGCCTGCAGCAAGCACGACTTCCTTCCATCGACTTGGTCATTCTGCCGGGGCCTGCAAGGCTTGGGCCACCGCCTCCCTGCTGTGCACCATGGGACTTGTAGTCTCCCACGCTACTCTTGCCGTTGCTTTAAATTCGCGGGAGCTGTCGTGTGACTACGGCCCCCAGAAGGCACCGCGCCCGCCTCACCCGCTCCCGGCCTCGTGGAGCACTGTGGGGATTGTAGTCACTCACTCCCCTCACCGCCGTTCTGAGCTAGAGGAGCACGCTGGTCGCCGGACTACATCTCCCACGTGGACCTCTGCGAAAGCTGGGAGTTGGCTTTGCCTGTCGCGCATGGCTCTCCGGGTTTTGTAGTCTCGTGTGGGAGTGATGGGGCGACCCCCCGCTGTTCTGGGCCCGGTTGGGGTAGGAGCGGCGGGTACTGCAGTTCCCAGGTGCCTGGTAGCCTGAAGTGGCCACGAAGAAGGATGGTTCTGAGAAAGGCCGAGTTAGAGAGCCTCCACCCGTGGTTAATATGGacagggggcggggaggtgggtcACTGGTGGTAGAGAGAAGAGGTAGAAAGCTCTAGTCGTTTCTCCTTTGAGGTGAATTATGGCCGCAGCCCCCTCTCTTTCTCCTGCCCATCACACAGCCAGAGGGAACCCTTTTGAAAGTGTTCCCTCAGAGATGGTTTCCTTCGTGGAGGACTCTTAGGGCCTTTTCCCATCCCGCTCCCACTCTTGACTAGTTAGACAAAGCCGCCACCCACACCATGCCTCACGTTTTGCAGGCTCCACCCGGTACCTCCCTTCCTGCATTTCTGCCTTCCTGTGTCATCCTCGGGCAGAGACCAGCCTAAGGCCAGGCCAGGGCCTGAACTGAGAGGGCAGCTGCCTGGTTGGGATCCGCCCCCCTCACCACCCCTCCCTCAAGCTGCTGCTGGGCCCTGCCGTGGGTGTTCAGCCAGACCAGCTCGTGGCAGGGAAAACTGCAAGTCAGAGTGGAAAGGCTTCATCAGTGCATCGCCAGTGCTGAGTGTAGCAGCATGATCTAAAGCCCAGTTCAGGATCATCACTGTGATTTGTGGTTTGCTCTGTTTGCTAGTCTTGGATCTGGGCCTCAAACAATGTGCTGCTTCTCCAAAGCTTGGCTTTGGCAGAGCTAAAAGAGGACTGCTCAGAGCAGAGCTCCAGGGTTCCCAGTCCTTGGTGGATTcagcatcttttatttttttatttccaacaGAGGAGTTTAATCACTGCAGAGCTCCCCATGCCTCCCAGTTTATCAAGTGTATGGCTTGGTGAAGCCTTGTCTTTCTCAGGAGGGAAAGGGTTTTTTCCTTAATTATCAACATTATCAAAAGAAATCTCCCTTCTTTTAATTACCTACAGTGGCTCCCTCTTTCCACTCCTGTCTCTCCTTAATGGCTTGAATAATCCAAATGgggtttttgtcattttattacaCTTGCCTTCTCTCGCCCAAGTCAAGAGACCTCCATTGGTTGACTTTGCTAACCAACTTCTGGCGTATTTGAGTATCTTCAAATTGGGTTTATGGTAGAAAGAGCGCTTATTTGACCTCTTTGATAAGAAATGCTCTATTTGTTCATGAACGTTGTCATCCACAGTCTTCTAGGGAGTGGTACAGAGCAATCTATGGGACCGAGAACTGCCTTATGGTGTCCTATTTTTCATTTCATGGCAGAGAATTTTTCAAGGCCACTGAGATTTTCATTCCAGGAAGAAGATGCCTGTTGTTGCTTGGACCTGAGGGAAAACTGTTTTTGTCTCCaatttcctcctctcccttctccatcaCTTTCGTCACAAAGGCACTGGGAGACTTGCTCGGTTTAAGAGAAGCCCAACTCCCTTCTTCAGCTGTGATTTACGGTGGACACTTgtctttccctgttttcttcctgGGTTGTATGTGTTCTAGCTGTCTCAGCAGGTGTTGCTAGATTGTTCTAGAAAGGGGTTGGCTTTGAGTTTGGAGGTTGATGGAGCTTCAGTGGGGATTTGGTTATTGGTCAGGGTGGGAGGCATTAGGGTGGCGACTGGAGAATATCCCTGCCAGACTGGGTCCTGGTTCAGCTGGGAGCCCCAGGCAAGGCATTGGTCCCCTGGAGCCAGGCTtcagcaggagaggaaggaagagaccaGTGTGGACCAGGGTTCAACTGCCTGGTAGAGTGAGGTAAAGAAAAAGTCTGGGTTTGCTGGCAAGCTCAGGGGTTAGATGTCCTGTTTAGGTGCCGGCATCTCTGCTCCGCCAGTCTGGAAGGTTTTCTGAATCTTGGAGATCAGGTAGGGTGTGTCATGGTGTCCCTGGTTTAGGCTCAGTGTCCGACATGTAGGTCTTTTCAAGTCCATGGTAGCTGatcctcatttattttctggATCTCTAGGCCCCAGGAGAGAGGTAAACAGAGTTCTCTACAGTTGACTGGAGGGCTCCAAAGAAGGAGCCAGGAGCAAGAGGAATGGTGATGGATAGGTGTTGCTCAGGCCTGGTGTCCTTGTTGTTTGTTATCAAAGTCATGGGAGGGTGGGCAGAATCTTAGCCTGGTACCAGGTCCTAAAAGGCTAAATGACTTGCCAGAAACCACACACTGTTCAAGAACAGACCTTTCTTCTGGAAACCAGCCGTTTCTGAGCCCAGGTCTTGCTTTCCCCTGGCCGGGCTTCATCCTCCCTGTGTTTTTTCCCTTGCCTCTTGTCCTGCAGGAGTCTGAGGGTGGCCTCTACATCTGCATGAACACGTTCCTGGGCTTCGGGAaacagtatgtggagagacatttcaACAAGACAGGCCAGCGAGTCTACCTGCACCTGCGGCGGACCCGGCGCCCGGTAGGCGAGGCCTGGGGACATTTCAGGCCCATCCCGCTGGGCTCCCCCTTTGTTCTGAGCTCCCATAGGTCTCAGTTACCCCCTCTCACCTCTTTCTCTTGGTGTCATTAAAACTCAACGCGTGTGTTTTTTAGCTCCTTTCTCTTCCGAGCTGACCACACTGCATCCCATCCACCCTCCTTGTTCATCCCTTCCCTGGTGCTCATGACTGACCTTGCCCTTCCTGCCTCATTGCAGAAAGAGGAAGACGCGACTGCCGGCACTGGAGACCCTCCCCGCAAGAAGCCCACCCGGCTAGCTATCGGTGAGCATTGCTGCTGTCCTGTGCTCCTCCCTGAGCTCTCAGAGCTGCTAGGAAAGCCCCCTGCAAGATGGGCCCTGGAGCCCTGGAGGGGCCAAGGTGAAGTGCTGTGTCAGAGGACTGGCACCGACCTGTGGTGGTCAGCCTACTCCCCCTCTTCTTTCCTGTCTCACCAGGTGTTGAAGGCGGGTTTAACCTCAATGAGGAGAAGTTTGAATATGATGAGGATGTGAAAATCGTCATTTTGCCAGATTATCTGGAAATAGCCCGGGATGGGTTGGGGGGACTGCCCGACATCGTGAGAGATCGGGTATGAATACCAGCCCACCCTGCCGAAGAGTCtagggccggggggtgggggccAGAGCAGTCACGTCTTGGGCAAGCCCTGAGCAAGCTAAAGGCCACGGGGCTAGAGGGGCGTGCAGGGCTGTGGGCTGGGTCCTGTCTCTGACCCTCTGCTTCCCCCAGGTGACCAGTGCGGTAGAGGCCCTACTGTCAGCCGATTCGGCCTCTCGCAAGCAGGAGGTGCAGGCCTGGGACGGGGAAGTACGGCAGGTGTCTAAGCATGCCTTCAACCTCAAGCAGCTGGACAACCCTGCTCGAATCCCTCCCTGGTGAGGCCTGGCCCCTCTGCCTCGGGGCACAACCCCAGAGCAAGGCAAAGAGGCCACCCTCCCGGGGGATCTGGTGGGAGAGAGAGTCGGAAGCAGGATGAATGGGGAGACGCGGGGGAGCTGAATGAAGCAAGGGGATGTCCAGAGGAAATGAGAAGAGAGAGGTCTTGGACCAGCCGGGGGCCCCCAGAGCCCTCTCTCCGCCACTCCCCTAAACCCTGACCCGTATTCCAGCTAACTTTCTTCTCCCGGGGTTAGCGGCTGGAAGTGCTCCAAGTGTGACATGAGGGAGAACCTGTGGCTCAACCTGACGGATGGCTCCATCCTCTGTGGCCGGCGCTACTTCGACGGCAGTGGGGGCAACAACCACGCTGTGGAGCACTACAGGGAGATGGGCTACCCGTTAGCTGTCAAGCTGGGCACCATCACTCCCGATGGAGCTGGTACTCCCCCCTCCGCCAGCCGCCTCCACGCAGAAATCCCTGGGTCTTAACCGTTAACTCATCTCATATGACACGAGTAGCCCATGAGTTCATCTCTCGATAAACTGTGAAAGTGTTGCAGATGAGCCTGTCTGCAGTTAACTTCCCAAACCCAGGCCCCTTCCCAGGGGTCCCTGACATTATCTATTAGTGTGTATCCTTCCAAACCCATTGCACTGTAGAACCTCATCCCACAGGGTGGGGTCACACTTAATCCCAACCCTCACCCTGTTTCACCCCATCTTCCCTGGCAGCCAGTCCCAGAGGGCTTGTGTCCTCACTGACATTCAACAGAGCAAAGAGGGTGACCCTGGGCTCGTCCTTCTGTTCCACAGAGGCCCCGCAGGGCAAGGGGTGGGGTTGGTGGCCAGGCCGGACCTGAGCCACCCCCTCTGACACTGCTCCTGCCTCCTGCATTAGACGTGTACTCATATGACGAGGATGACATGGTCCTGGACCCCAACCTGGCCGAGCATCTGTCCCACTTTGGTATCGACATGCTGAAGATGCAGAAGGTGAGACCCCTTCTGCTCTAGTTCTCTCATCCCTGCGCATCAGGCCCTCCTTCATTGCCCGAGGCTGAGgcagggtgctggggaggagTGCCAGTGATCCCAGGCCCCAGATATGTGAGCTTCCTGTGAGAAACTTTCTAgaatcatttatttgttcattgaatgctactgagtacctactgtgtgctagtcGCCATGAATAAGACAGGATGTGGTCCGGTGTGGTCCTTGCTCTCATAGGCTTATGTTCTAGATGAGAGGCAGGTGTTAATCACATGCTCACGCAAATACGTGAATAACTGTAAACTGTAGGGGGCGCTGCAACAGTTTACAGCAGGGGATCAAGGGATTGTCCTTGAGGAAATGATGCTTGGGTGGAGATCTGAGGGTGAGAGGGGTGACTTCAGGATGGAGAAGCACTTCAGCTGGAGGGAGTCAAGCGTTCGTTTCATTCCCTCATTCAGGCAGAGGCCTGATGCTTGACAGGCCCTGGGGCAATTGCCTGTGGCCTTCTGGAACTCCTACTGGGTGATATCCAGTGTGCCTCCCCTGCTAGAGTCCTGGAGTCCATAATTCAGCAAACTCTGGGCTCCAGCTGGCTGTCGTCCTCTACCCTGTGAGAGATCAACGTAAAAGATCAGGGCTGCGTTTTGCAGCCAGTCTGAAGTGCCTCTTCCCGTGCAGACGGACAAGACAATGACAGAGTTGGAGATCGATATGAACCAGAGGATCGGCGAGTGGGAGCTGATCCAGGAGTCAGGGGTACCGCTGAAGCCCCTGTTCGGGCCTGGCTACACGGGCATCCGGAACCTGGGCAACAGCTGCTACCTCAACTCGGTGGTCCAGGTGCTCTTCAGCATCTCTGACTTCCAGAGGAAGTGAGTGCTGCCCTCTCCCCGTCCCCGAGGGCCCCGGCTCCTCCCAGCGGCCAGCCTCCAGGCCCCCTCCTTTGGCTGCCCTCAGGACCTCTGTTTTAGCCCAGCTGTAGTTCCTGGTTCACAGGGAGGGGAACAGGTTATAGACCCGTCCCAC
It contains:
- the CDCA3 gene encoding cell division cycle-associated protein 3, with the translated sequence MGSAKSVPVTPARPPPHNKLLSRVADPRSPTAGILRTPIQVESSPQPDQPAGEKLEDLKQTQDSDPRSPTLGIARTPMKTSSGEPPSPLVKQLSDVFETEDPRSDLPPEPILPLETPPSSQLDLPLDSQFSLENQMSPWSQTELPSKQVFSKEETGQSSGTPVGSQGSDKPLRDPETPRSPGSMRSRWKPNSKVLGRSPLTILQDDNSPGTLTPRQSKRPSPLSENVKELKGGAVLGTGRLPKTGGRAWEQGQGQDKENRHFPLVEN